ATCCCGGCGTAAGCCGGGATCTGTTTCCCCGTCACCCCGGTGGAAACCGGGGCAGCACCCCAGCACATCCATGAGATCCCGCTTTCGCTTCGCTCAGCGGGATGACGGTACCCCGTGTGATTAGAAAGGGCGTAGGGCGGCGGGCTTCGCCCGCCGCCCTACGCTGTTTTTTGTTAGGCATCCCGCCGTCATCCCGGCGCAAGCCGGGATCTGCTACCCCGTCACCCCGGTGGAAACCGGGGCATCCCGGCGTAAGCCGGGATCTGCTACCCCGTCACCCCGGTGGAAACCGGGGCATCCCGGCGTAAGCCGGGACATCCCTTTCCCATCCCGACAACCCTTTCCCATTTTGATCGTATAATCCCAAAAACAACCATGCCATGAGCAGTCTTAAGATCTTTGTTGTTGAAGATGATACCTGGTATGCAGGGATCATTGAGCATTACCTGCTGAAAAATCCCGATTATGAGGTTGAGAAGTTTCATGATGCTTCTTCCTGCCTGGAAAACCTTTTTAAAGCACCTTCGGTCATCACCCTCGATTACTCGCTCCCGGATATGAACGGACTGGAGTGCATGCGCAGGATCAAAAAGAGGTTTCCTGAAATACCTGTCATCATTATCAGCGGACAAAGGGAAGTCGCCACCGCTGTCGACCTGATCAAAGAAGGTGCCTACGACTATATCGTGAAGGATGAGGATGCCCTCGACAGACTCTGGAATGTGCTCAGGATACTTAAAGAAAACCTTGAGCTGAGAGAGGAAAACATCAGACTGAAAGATGAAATGGGAGGCAAATATGAGTTCTCCCGTGCGATTATAGGAAACAGTGAGGTAATGAAAAAGGTCTTTTCGATCATGAAAAAGGCTACCGACTCCAACATCAATATCTCTATTTACGGTGAGACCGGCACAGGAAAAGAATTGATAGCCAAAAGCATACATTATAACTCATCACGCAGGAAAAATCCATTTGTTCCTGTCAATGTAAGTGCCATCCCCGAAGAACTTATCGAGAGTGAATTGTTCGGTCATGAGAAAGGGGCCTTCACAGGAGCCGGCGCCAGACGAACTGGCAAGTTCGAAGAAGCCAATAACGGTACCCTCTTGCTTGATGAAATTGCCGATATGAGCATGAATATGCAGGCTAAAGTCCTTAGAGCCCTCCAGGAAAGAGAAATTTCAAGAATTGGAAGCAATAAGATCATCAAACTCAATGTGAGAGTGATCACCGCAACCCATAAAGACCTTGCAGATGAAGTCCGGGCCGGCAATTTCAGAAAGGACCTGTACTACAGAATTCTGGGCATACCTATAAACCTTCCTGCCCTCAGGGAAAGGGGACACGACATCCTGCAACTGGCAAGATATTTTGCAGATAACTTCTGTAAAGAAAACAATTTCAAAACTTATTCATTCTCCAGGGAAGCCAAGGAAAAACTACTTTCCTACCATTTCCCGGGAAACGTAAGGGAACTGAGAGCCATCATCGAAATGGCCGTAGTTATGTCGGATAACAACCAGATCGAGGCCGGCGAAATCTCCTTTCATTCCCCCGAACCCCCTACCGGTTTCCTGAATATGGAGACAACCCTGGAAAACTATACTGTCCAGATCATTAAGCATTTCCTGGAAAAATATAACCATAATGCCATCACCGTGGCTGAAAAACTGGATATCGGCAAATCAACCATTTACCGAATGATCAAAAAACACAATCTCTGAAAGCCATGCCGTAAGCAATTCTTTTTCTTTTTGTACCATTTTTAGACATTTTTTTCATTTTGGGAAAATAATTTCAACGAAAATCATCCTTATCTTCCTGTTATTCTGCATTTTAAATAATTAGATGTAAAATGGAACGTTTTTGGATATAGATATATGCCAAAATATTTAAAAATGTATATAAGAGAAAAGGAAATAAGCAGGATAACAGAGCAAATGGAAACGATTGCACCTTCAGAGGGTGAAATCCTGATGGTGATGATAGCGGAAAAGGAACATCCCGATCTGGAAGAGTTGGTATCTGCTATGAACAGAAAAAACTGGAAATTCATAGGCGGGATCTTCCCCGGAATATTATATGGGAACGAAAAATTTGAAGAAGGGGTTCTTGTGAGCAGGTTACCGGTCGTTTCGGAGCCGGTGATCGTTAAAAACATGGGTGATGACGGGTTTATGTTCAGGAATCATGAAAGCATTGTAAAAAGCGGGGACAAACTCACGGCAGTGGTATTGCTTGACGGGCTGGCATCGAATATCTCCCATTTTCTATCGAATCTCTACCATAAACTTGGAAACTCTGTGAATTACATCGGAGGGGGAGCGGGTTCAATGAGCCTGCAGCAACAACCTTGCCTGATCACGAACCAGGGGATCCATCAGGATGCTGCCGTTGTGGCCATCATCAATTCGCCCGGCCGCCTTGGTGTACAGCATGGATGGGCCAGGGTCGACGGCCCATTTATTGCAACCAAAACCCATAAAAACACTATTTACGAGCTCAACTGGAAAAACGCTTTCAGTGTATATAAAGAAGTTGTGGAAAATGATTCAGGAAGGGTTATTACCGGCGAAAACTTCTTCGATGTATCAAAAGCATATCCATTTGGGATCTCGCGTGAACGGACCGAATGTATAGTTCGTGATCCAATAACGGTAAATGATGACGGCGCACTGGTTTGCGTGGGGGAAGTCCCAGAAAACTCTGTCCTGGCAATACTTAGAGGAGAAAGCACATTACTGACGGAAGCTGCCAGGAATGCAACCCTTAATTGTCTCGAAACACAATCCACCGCCAATCATGCGATTGTCTTCGACTGTATCTCAAGGGTTTTGTTCCTGCAGGATGCCTATAACACTGAAATTAATGAAGTACACAATGCGATCCAGCAAGCCAATCCCGGTCTGCTATTAAAAGGAGCTCTTACATTGGGTGAAATTGCCGCCCAGCAGGGATACCTTGAGTTTCTGAATAAGACCATTGTGGTCGGGTTGCTCGATTAAAACTATATACACCATGAAAGACAACATTATCAGGGACATTTCAACTCTATACGAGTTATCCCTTTCAATAGGTGAATCGGTAAACATTAAAGAAAACTGCAATATTTTCCTGAAGCAGCTCATGGCCAAAAAGAGTCTTGATTTCGTATCCGTGTGGATAAAAAATAAATACCTGCCCGGGAAGCCAGATAACGGGATGGCCAGCCTGATCTATGCAAACCCGGAAGTCAATATCTCTGAAAACTCAATTCCTGTTTTGCACCCAGTTTTTAAAGCAGTTGAATTTAAAGATGTCTGTCCGGTTTATCATACCCAGGATAACTACTATGAAATGCTAACCGAAAACTTTACGGAACAAGGAAATCTTATCCTGTTCAGATTGGGTGATTTCGGTGTCCTGAAGCTGCATTCTTCCCGTGATGAAGGCATGATGGATAAAATTGAGATCAGCAAGCTTATAAAAGTAATCAGGAAGTTTACAGCCTCCCTGGAAGCAAATCTGAGCCATGAGGCTTCCGTATTTGAGGCCGAAGAAAGAATGAAATCGGAGCAACAGCATAAACTGTTGTTCGATCA
The Bacteroidota bacterium DNA segment above includes these coding regions:
- a CDS encoding sigma-54 dependent transcriptional regulator; the protein is MSSLKIFVVEDDTWYAGIIEHYLLKNPDYEVEKFHDASSCLENLFKAPSVITLDYSLPDMNGLECMRRIKKRFPEIPVIIISGQREVATAVDLIKEGAYDYIVKDEDALDRLWNVLRILKENLELREENIRLKDEMGGKYEFSRAIIGNSEVMKKVFSIMKKATDSNINISIYGETGTGKELIAKSIHYNSSRRKNPFVPVNVSAIPEELIESELFGHEKGAFTGAGARRTGKFEEANNGTLLLDEIADMSMNMQAKVLRALQEREISRIGSNKIIKLNVRVITATHKDLADEVRAGNFRKDLYYRILGIPINLPALRERGHDILQLARYFADNFCKENNFKTYSFSREAKEKLLSYHFPGNVRELRAIIEMAVVMSDNNQIEAGEISFHSPEPPTGFLNMETTLENYTVQIIKHFLEKYNHNAITVAEKLDIGKSTIYRMIKKHNL
- a CDS encoding FIST C-terminal domain-containing protein, translated to MYIREKEISRITEQMETIAPSEGEILMVMIAEKEHPDLEELVSAMNRKNWKFIGGIFPGILYGNEKFEEGVLVSRLPVVSEPVIVKNMGDDGFMFRNHESIVKSGDKLTAVVLLDGLASNISHFLSNLYHKLGNSVNYIGGGAGSMSLQQQPCLITNQGIHQDAAVVAIINSPGRLGVQHGWARVDGPFIATKTHKNTIYELNWKNAFSVYKEVVENDSGRVITGENFFDVSKAYPFGISRERTECIVRDPITVNDDGALVCVGEVPENSVLAILRGESTLLTEAARNATLNCLETQSTANHAIVFDCISRVLFLQDAYNTEINEVHNAIQQANPGLLLKGALTLGEIAAQQGYLEFLNKTIVVGLLD